The proteins below are encoded in one region of Nakamurella flava:
- a CDS encoding putative bifunctional diguanylate cyclase/phosphodiesterase: MARSGGVPTRGFPADAPARGAPRTAVGTAASSPLRLTAAAAAMLAVVVLLVVALLAAIALAGAESRTAAITSHVAQLTASGLATTSLGVLAWRRTWHRVRRPAALLAVGCGLWFAGQLSWFVSETVGPPLPDVSFADALYLGFPIFMATAVLVPLRRTRLRQLRVVLDGVIIAASLFVISWVLALTHVTSEENRPDDALVLIVSLCYPCLDIVAITMLLLGISRMPVNRVILGTLVVAMTLIATGDTLYAYETVVSSFQVGTAVDLCWLVGFGVIAVFASIAWTVDIRTVPAPTSETPEEWESSQSRVLSMLPYLPVMAALCILAVRNVVGSSDPVSELVTIVVLGLVLLRQYLTLRDNRNLTADLAARERQLRQQAFHDVLTGLPNRALFTQRVVEAVERHRRERRPLALLFIDLDDFKTVNDTLGHPVGDELVSRVGARLRRLVRSTDTVSRFGGDEFAVLVEGDHDSLAMADRLVGELRRPFALRVQPLAISCSIGIAHVAADADTPGVDELFSRADIAMYAAKRAGKGQRSAHHPAMVLPEADDLHFRPLLIDDLAAGRIHCLFQPIVALDTRQLVSLEALARWHVDGRQVDQGYFIALAGRSGLLPALTEHMLDLVAAHLAAWNEQFDCADLKVSLNVPPGLMTDLSFPARVVAVLDQYEVDPRQLALEITEDALLGDYRTTQVVAQRFRELGIQVWLDDFGSGYSSLLSLRRIALHSVKIDLEFVANIHRDAEAEEFLGAMLRMTRELGLVTTAEGVELAEQADILTALGCTYAQGFLFSEPIPAPAVEAMLRRGYGRRPPTVAPVVAARPALEAEVVERETPPAVPTGAVDDAPDSCAVAPVGR, translated from the coding sequence ATGGCGCGCAGCGGCGGCGTTCCTACCCGTGGGTTCCCGGCCGACGCGCCCGCTCGCGGGGCGCCACGGACAGCCGTCGGCACCGCGGCGTCGTCCCCGCTGCGCCTGACCGCGGCCGCGGCGGCGATGCTCGCCGTGGTCGTCCTCCTGGTGGTCGCGCTGCTCGCCGCGATCGCACTGGCCGGGGCGGAGTCACGGACGGCCGCGATCACCAGTCACGTCGCCCAGCTCACCGCCTCCGGTCTGGCCACCACCTCGCTGGGCGTGCTGGCCTGGCGTCGCACCTGGCACCGGGTGCGGCGACCGGCGGCCCTGCTGGCGGTGGGCTGTGGACTCTGGTTCGCCGGCCAGCTCTCCTGGTTCGTCAGCGAGACGGTGGGGCCGCCCCTGCCGGACGTGTCGTTCGCCGACGCGCTCTACCTCGGGTTCCCGATCTTCATGGCCACGGCTGTCCTGGTGCCGCTGCGCCGGACCCGGCTGCGTCAGCTCCGGGTCGTCCTGGACGGCGTCATCATCGCGGCGTCCCTCTTCGTCATCAGCTGGGTCCTCGCGCTGACCCACGTGACGAGCGAGGAGAACCGCCCGGACGACGCGCTGGTCCTGATCGTCAGCCTGTGTTACCCGTGCCTGGACATCGTGGCCATCACCATGCTGCTCCTCGGCATCAGTCGCATGCCGGTCAACCGGGTCATCCTGGGCACGCTCGTCGTGGCCATGACGCTCATCGCCACCGGCGACACGCTCTACGCCTACGAGACGGTGGTGTCCTCGTTCCAGGTGGGCACCGCGGTCGACCTCTGCTGGCTCGTCGGGTTCGGGGTCATCGCCGTCTTCGCGTCGATCGCCTGGACGGTGGACATCCGCACCGTGCCGGCCCCGACGTCGGAGACGCCGGAGGAGTGGGAGTCCAGCCAGAGCCGGGTCCTGAGCATGCTGCCCTACCTGCCGGTGATGGCGGCGCTGTGCATCCTCGCGGTCCGCAACGTGGTGGGCTCGTCCGACCCGGTCAGCGAGCTGGTGACCATCGTCGTCCTGGGTCTGGTGCTGCTCCGGCAGTACCTGACGCTGCGGGACAACCGGAACCTCACGGCGGACCTCGCCGCCCGCGAACGCCAGCTCCGCCAGCAGGCGTTCCACGACGTCCTCACGGGCCTGCCGAACCGGGCGTTGTTCACCCAGCGGGTGGTCGAGGCCGTGGAGCGGCATCGCCGGGAACGCCGTCCGCTGGCGCTGCTGTTCATCGATCTGGACGATTTCAAGACCGTCAACGACACCCTCGGTCATCCGGTGGGGGACGAACTGGTCAGTCGGGTCGGGGCCCGGTTGCGTCGCCTGGTCCGCTCCACGGACACCGTGAGCCGGTTCGGTGGCGACGAGTTCGCCGTCCTGGTCGAAGGCGACCACGATTCCCTGGCGATGGCCGACCGGCTGGTCGGCGAGCTCCGCCGGCCGTTCGCCCTCCGCGTGCAACCGCTGGCGATCAGCTGCAGCATCGGGATCGCGCACGTCGCGGCCGACGCCGACACCCCCGGCGTCGACGAACTGTTCTCGCGGGCCGACATCGCCATGTACGCGGCCAAGCGGGCCGGGAAGGGGCAGCGCAGCGCGCACCACCCGGCGATGGTGCTACCCGAGGCCGACGACCTCCATTTCCGTCCGCTGCTCATCGACGACCTGGCTGCGGGACGCATCCACTGCCTGTTCCAGCCCATCGTCGCCCTGGACACCCGGCAACTGGTGTCCCTCGAGGCGCTGGCCCGCTGGCACGTCGACGGCCGCCAGGTCGATCAGGGCTACTTCATCGCACTCGCCGGTCGATCGGGTCTGCTGCCCGCTCTCACCGAGCACATGCTCGACCTGGTCGCAGCCCACCTCGCCGCCTGGAACGAGCAGTTCGACTGCGCCGACCTGAAGGTCAGCCTCAACGTCCCGCCCGGGCTGATGACCGACCTGTCCTTCCCGGCCCGGGTCGTGGCGGTGCTCGACCAGTACGAGGTGGACCCCCGGCAGCTGGCCCTGGAGATCACCGAGGACGCCCTGCTGGGTGATTACCGCACGACCCAGGTCGTCGCGCAACGGTTCCGCGAACTGGGCATCCAGGTGTGGCTGGACGACTTCGGATCGGGCTATTCCTCGCTGCTGAGCCTGCGTCGCATCGCCCTGCACTCGGTGAAGATCGACCTCGAGTTCGTGGCCAACATCCACCGTGACGCCGAGGCCGAGGAGTTCCTCGGAGCCATGCTGCGGATGACGCGGGAGCTGGGGCTGGTCACCACCGCCGAGGGGGTCGAGCTCGCCGAACAGGCCGACATCCTGACCGCGCTGGGGTGTACCTACGCCCAGGGGTTCCTCTTCTCCGAACCCATCCCGGCCCCGGCGGTGGAGGCCATGTTGCGGCGGGGGTACGGGCGCCGACCGCCGACTGTTGCGCCCGTGGTGGCCGCCCGGCCGGCCCTGGAAGCGGAAGTGGTCGAGCGCGAGACGCCGCCGGCGGTGCCGACGGGCGCGGTGGACGACGCCCCGGACAGCTGCGCCGTGGCCCCGGTCGGTCGCTGA
- a CDS encoding saccharopine dehydrogenase family protein — MRVLVVGAGGVGGAIAVIAARRPFHELVVMADYDPVRAAAAVAATGDDRFVAAQVDATDATAVVDLLRRHRCDVLVNATDPRFVMPLFRAALSAGVDYLDMAMSLSHPHPQHPYAQTGVKLGDEQFALAGEWERAGRLALVGMGVEPGLSDVFARYAADELFSTIDEIGVRDGGNLAVAGYDFAPSFSIWTTIEECLNPPVVWERDRGWFTTEPFSEPEIFDFPEGIGPVECVNVEHEEVYLMPRRIDVGRVTFKYGLGAEFIAVLKALHTVGLDRTDPVTMRGGTVSPRDVVAAVLPDPAALGDRMTGKTCAGTWVKGTGPDGRPREVYLYHVVDNEWSMREYGAQAVVWQTALNPVVALELLASGAWRGAGVLGPEALPPRPFLDLITEYGAPWAMREG, encoded by the coding sequence ATGCGGGTGCTGGTCGTCGGCGCCGGCGGGGTCGGGGGAGCCATCGCGGTGATCGCCGCCCGGCGGCCGTTCCACGAGCTGGTGGTGATGGCCGACTACGACCCCGTGCGGGCCGCGGCGGCGGTGGCGGCCACCGGCGACGACCGGTTCGTCGCCGCCCAGGTCGACGCCACCGACGCCACCGCGGTGGTCGACCTGCTGCGGCGGCACCGCTGCGACGTCCTGGTCAACGCCACGGACCCGCGGTTCGTCATGCCCCTGTTCCGGGCGGCCCTGTCGGCGGGCGTCGATTACCTCGACATGGCCATGTCGTTGTCCCATCCGCATCCGCAGCATCCGTACGCGCAGACGGGGGTCAAACTCGGGGACGAGCAGTTCGCGCTGGCCGGGGAGTGGGAGCGGGCCGGCCGGTTGGCGCTGGTCGGCATGGGCGTGGAGCCGGGCCTGTCCGACGTGTTCGCCCGGTACGCGGCGGACGAGCTGTTCTCCACAATCGACGAGATCGGGGTGCGGGACGGGGGCAACCTCGCGGTGGCCGGCTACGACTTCGCGCCCAGCTTCTCGATCTGGACCACCATCGAGGAGTGCCTGAACCCGCCCGTGGTCTGGGAGCGGGACCGCGGATGGTTCACCACGGAGCCGTTCAGCGAGCCGGAGATCTTCGACTTCCCGGAGGGCATCGGCCCGGTCGAGTGCGTCAACGTCGAGCACGAGGAGGTCTACCTCATGCCGCGGCGGATCGACGTCGGGCGGGTCACCTTCAAGTACGGCCTGGGGGCCGAGTTCATCGCCGTCCTGAAGGCCCTGCACACCGTCGGTCTGGACCGGACCGACCCGGTGACCATGCGCGGGGGGACGGTGTCGCCCCGCGATGTGGTGGCCGCCGTGCTGCCCGATCCGGCCGCGCTGGGGGACCGGATGACCGGTAAGACCTGCGCGGGTACCTGGGTGAAGGGCACGGGCCCGGACGGCCGTCCGCGGGAGGTGTACCTCTACCACGTCGTCGACAACGAGTGGTCGATGCGGGAGTACGGGGCGCAGGCGGTGGTGTGGCAGACCGCGCTCAACCCGGTCGTCGCGCTGGAGCTGCTGGCGTCGGGGGCCTGGCGGGGTGCGGGGGTGCTCGGTCCGGAGGCACTGCCGCCCCGCCCGTTCCTCGACCTGATCACCGAGTACGGGGCGCCCTGGGCGATGCGCGAAGGCTGA
- a CDS encoding APC family permease, with amino-acid sequence MTASPPPPRPGATGTEPTLQEGAIGFVSSMVIGLAATSPAYSLAAIIGPIVALVGVYAPGALLASFVPMLLIASAFYFLNKVDSDCGTTFSWVTRAMGPWLGWIGGWAIGMTGVLVVGSLANVGVTYTLLAFGLDDIAENTTIVRILTVALILVMTAICVVGTELSARLQNFLIIAQTAALLAFAITALVRAANGTSSLEATTPELGWLNPFGAGGAALSAALLLGVFAYWGWESAVNLNEETESGSTTPGRAAIVSTVVLLLTYLVVAIAVVAYAGPQFLADNASEEEAIFGTLADEVMGGWSWVVLLAVSTSAIASTQTTIIPASRTALSMARRHAMPRSLGHIHPRFRTPDVSTWAVALIAVVWYVVVDLISQNALLDSVTALSLLIAFYYALTGVACAVYYRHELLRSVKNFLLIGVGPVLGSVMLFWLLVQSIIDMADPENSTTGEAWLGVGPPLVIGVFIFAVGVVFMVGWRVHDRRYWNEKPGVVDPALTGRA; translated from the coding sequence ATGACCGCTTCGCCCCCGCCCCCACGACCCGGTGCCACCGGTACCGAGCCCACCCTGCAGGAAGGGGCCATCGGTTTCGTCTCGTCAATGGTCATCGGGCTGGCCGCCACCTCCCCCGCCTACTCGCTGGCCGCCATCATCGGCCCGATCGTCGCCCTGGTCGGGGTGTACGCGCCCGGCGCCCTGCTGGCGTCGTTCGTCCCCATGCTGCTGATCGCGTCCGCGTTCTACTTCCTCAACAAGGTCGACTCCGACTGCGGCACCACGTTCTCCTGGGTGACCCGGGCGATGGGCCCGTGGCTCGGCTGGATCGGCGGCTGGGCCATCGGCATGACCGGGGTGCTGGTCGTCGGCTCCCTGGCCAACGTCGGGGTCACCTACACGCTGCTGGCCTTTGGGCTCGACGACATCGCCGAGAACACCACGATCGTCCGCATCCTCACCGTGGCGCTCATCCTGGTGATGACGGCGATCTGCGTCGTCGGCACCGAGCTGTCGGCCCGCCTGCAGAACTTCCTCATCATCGCCCAGACCGCCGCGCTGCTCGCCTTCGCGATCACCGCTCTGGTCCGGGCCGCCAACGGCACCAGCAGCCTCGAGGCCACCACGCCGGAGTTGGGCTGGCTGAACCCGTTCGGCGCCGGCGGCGCCGCACTGTCCGCGGCCCTGCTGCTCGGCGTGTTCGCCTACTGGGGCTGGGAATCGGCGGTCAACCTCAACGAGGAGACCGAGAGCGGCTCCACCACCCCGGGACGCGCGGCGATCGTCTCCACCGTCGTCCTGCTGCTGACCTACCTGGTGGTGGCCATCGCCGTCGTCGCCTACGCCGGACCGCAGTTCCTGGCCGACAACGCCTCCGAGGAGGAGGCCATCTTCGGCACCCTGGCCGACGAGGTCATGGGCGGCTGGTCCTGGGTGGTGCTGCTGGCCGTCTCGACCTCGGCCATCGCCTCGACGCAGACGACGATCATCCCGGCCTCGCGGACCGCTCTGTCGATGGCCCGTCGGCACGCCATGCCCCGATCGCTCGGCCACATCCACCCGCGGTTCCGGACCCCTGACGTCTCCACCTGGGCGGTCGCTCTCATCGCCGTCGTCTGGTACGTGGTCGTCGACCTCATCAGCCAGAACGCCCTGCTCGACTCGGTCACGGCCTTGTCGCTGCTCATCGCCTTCTACTACGCCCTGACCGGCGTCGCCTGCGCCGTGTACTACCGCCACGAACTGCTCCGCAGCGTGAAGAACTTCCTGCTCATCGGGGTCGGGCCGGTGCTCGGCTCGGTCATGCTGTTCTGGCTGCTCGTCCAGTCGATCATCGACATGGCCGATCCCGAGAACTCCACCACCGGCGAGGCCTGGCTGGGCGTCGGCCCCCCGCTGGTCATCGGCGTCTTCATCTTCGCCGTGGGCGTCGTCTTCATGGTCGGCTGGCGTGTCCACGACCGTCGCTACTGGAACGAGAAGCCGGGCGTCGTCGACCCCGCGCTGACCGGCCGGGCCTGA
- a CDS encoding universal stress protein, whose amino-acid sequence MTIVLGYDESPGADRALDQAITLAGQLSDRLVVVYGAAPPSMMGEEYGAHLAALSEIGHTALTAATEKARAAGVDTVVELTEDKPAEALLEAAEKYDARVIVVGTYGESPLRGAMLGSTPHKLLHWSHRPVLCVPPPERA is encoded by the coding sequence GTGACCATCGTCCTGGGCTACGACGAATCACCCGGCGCCGACCGCGCCCTCGACCAGGCCATCACGCTGGCCGGTCAGCTCTCCGACCGGCTGGTCGTCGTCTACGGAGCCGCCCCGCCCAGCATGATGGGCGAGGAGTACGGCGCCCATCTGGCCGCGCTGAGCGAGATCGGGCACACGGCCCTGACCGCGGCCACCGAGAAGGCCCGGGCCGCCGGCGTCGACACCGTCGTGGAACTGACCGAGGACAAACCGGCCGAGGCCCTGCTGGAGGCCGCCGAGAAGTACGACGCCCGGGTGATCGTCGTCGGCACCTACGGCGAGAGCCCGCTCCGAGGCGCCATGCTCGGATCCACCCCGCACAAACTGCTGCACTGGTCGCACCGACCGGTGCTGTGCGTGCCGCCACCCGAGAGGGCCTGA
- a CDS encoding LacI family DNA-binding transcriptional regulator: MTEATPPRPRAPGARTTLLDVAQRAGVSRTTASFVLTGRRDMRISADAEERVRRAARELNYRPSLLARSLRTNQSQTLGLLSDEIASEAFAGDVIRGATATALLHDHLLFVGETEGDPQVEQSLIQNMLDRGVGGFVYASMYTRKVSVSKVLRAQQLVLLNCLPRVRGVAAVIPDEREAGRAVARLLLDHGHRDGIVLVGEQATHIHAAAERLLGITEVLKEAGVTPAAEVECLWWPEPSYQAVTDFLREPHAPPATALICLNDRVAMGAYQAAADAGLRIPDDLSIVAFDNSDLAAWLRPGLTSVGIPHFEMGRRAVELLLDKDRPTTVEQIPMPVAHRDSVGSPRRA, translated from the coding sequence ATGACCGAGGCGACGCCGCCACGTCCGCGCGCCCCGGGCGCGCGGACCACGTTGCTGGACGTCGCCCAGCGGGCCGGGGTCTCCCGCACCACCGCCTCGTTCGTGCTGACCGGACGGCGGGACATGCGTATCTCGGCCGATGCCGAGGAGCGGGTCCGCCGCGCCGCCCGCGAACTGAACTACCGCCCCAGCCTGCTGGCCCGCAGCCTGCGCACCAACCAGTCCCAGACCCTCGGGCTGCTGTCCGACGAGATCGCGAGCGAGGCCTTCGCCGGCGACGTCATCCGCGGGGCCACAGCCACCGCACTGCTGCACGACCACCTGCTCTTCGTCGGCGAGACCGAGGGCGACCCGCAGGTCGAGCAGAGCCTCATCCAGAACATGCTCGATCGAGGAGTCGGCGGTTTCGTCTACGCCTCCATGTACACCCGCAAGGTGTCGGTGTCCAAGGTCCTGCGGGCCCAGCAACTGGTGCTGCTGAACTGCCTGCCCCGGGTGCGCGGCGTCGCCGCCGTGATCCCGGACGAGCGCGAGGCCGGCCGGGCCGTCGCCCGTCTGCTGCTGGACCACGGCCACCGGGACGGCATCGTGCTCGTCGGCGAGCAGGCCACACACATCCACGCGGCGGCCGAACGGCTGCTCGGGATCACCGAGGTCCTCAAGGAAGCCGGGGTGACCCCGGCCGCCGAGGTGGAGTGCCTGTGGTGGCCCGAACCGTCCTATCAGGCCGTGACAGATTTTCTGCGGGAGCCGCACGCCCCGCCCGCCACCGCCCTGATCTGCCTCAACGACCGGGTCGCCATGGGTGCCTACCAGGCCGCCGCGGACGCCGGGCTGCGCATTCCCGACGACCTGTCGATCGTCGCGTTCGACAATTCCGACCTCGCGGCCTGGCTGCGTCCCGGGCTGACCAGCGTCGGGATCCCGCATTTCGAGATGGGCCGACGGGCGGTCGAGCTGCTGCTCGACAAGGACCGGCCGACGACGGTGGAACAGATACCGATGCCGGTGGCCCACCGCGACTCCGTCGGCTCCCCCCGGCGGGCGTGA
- a CDS encoding response regulator transcription factor has translation MTSAPGFRSSSPAPARPGTVGRQAITAADGRPIRVLVVDDEQALSELVGMALRYEGWEVRTAASGLAAVSAAREFRPDLVVLDVMLPDIDGLEVLRRLRADIERMPVLFLTARDDVSDRIAGLTAGGDDYVTKPFSIEELVLRLRALLRRSHLALETESSTIVVGDLTLDEDAREVRRGGEIINLTATEFELLRFLMRNPKRVLSKAQILDRVWNYDFGGQANIVELYISYLRKKIDAGRDPMIHTMRGFGYVLKPAA, from the coding sequence ATGACCAGCGCACCCGGATTCCGCTCGTCGTCCCCGGCCCCTGCCCGTCCCGGCACCGTCGGACGACAGGCCATCACCGCAGCCGACGGACGGCCCATCCGGGTCCTGGTGGTCGACGACGAGCAGGCCCTCTCCGAGCTGGTCGGCATGGCACTGCGCTACGAGGGGTGGGAAGTGCGCACCGCCGCCAGCGGACTGGCCGCCGTCTCCGCGGCCCGGGAGTTCCGGCCCGACCTCGTGGTGCTGGACGTCATGCTCCCCGACATCGACGGTCTCGAGGTCCTCCGCCGGTTGCGCGCGGACATCGAGCGGATGCCGGTGCTGTTCCTGACCGCCCGCGACGACGTGAGCGACCGGATCGCCGGGCTCACCGCCGGCGGCGACGACTACGTCACCAAACCGTTCTCCATCGAGGAACTCGTGCTGCGCCTGCGGGCCCTGCTGCGCCGGTCCCACCTGGCCCTGGAGACGGAGTCGTCGACGATCGTCGTCGGCGACCTCACCCTCGACGAGGACGCCCGCGAGGTCCGCCGGGGTGGGGAGATCATCAACCTGACCGCCACCGAGTTCGAGCTGCTGCGCTTCCTGATGCGCAACCCGAAGCGGGTGCTGTCCAAGGCGCAGATCCTCGACCGGGTGTGGAACTACGACTTCGGCGGGCAGGCCAACATCGTCGAGCTGTACATCTCCTATCTGCGCAAGAAGATCGACGCCGGCCGGGATCCGATGATCCACACCATGCGAGGCTTCGGTTATGTCCTCAAGCCCGCGGCCTGA
- a CDS encoding sensor histidine kinase: MLALIVVVCAVLGVTTEIFLSRYLVAQVDQQLKVWDDKPGNPYDHAGTSWGGGRCASGQLPGRGPGLQRGSVWLTAEGSEIYDSGAVPYGENPTCVELTSTAQTELLAVPTDGVIRTVSIDGLGDYRVRADVDDFGVTRLAGQSLDPVHASLVRLGVIMAAVTGVALLIGAGVVVLIVRRALRPLDRVAATAHQVSSMPLASGDVDLAVRVPEQDTDPRTEVGQVGAALNQMLGHVSGALVARQESETRVRQFVADASHELRTPLASIRGYAELARREGQRTPGRDGDDEDVTAHALRRVESESARMTTLVEDLLLLARLDSGRPLSRDEVDLTMLVLDAVSDARVAGRDHHWQLDLPEEPVTAVGDAHRLHQVVANLLANARAHTPAGTRVETGLRVDGAWAILTVTDSGPGIPADLQPEIFNRFVRGDSSRSRAAGSTGLGLAIVDAVTSAHGGSVQVRSRPGRTTFVVRLPRPADEGAASTAAPIVDAGPATVRR; encoded by the coding sequence ATGCTGGCGTTGATCGTGGTCGTCTGCGCGGTCCTGGGCGTGACCACCGAGATCTTCCTGTCCCGGTACCTCGTCGCCCAGGTCGACCAGCAGCTCAAGGTGTGGGACGACAAGCCCGGCAACCCGTACGACCACGCCGGGACGTCGTGGGGTGGGGGTCGCTGCGCCTCGGGTCAGCTGCCCGGGCGTGGTCCGGGGCTGCAACGCGGCTCCGTCTGGCTGACCGCCGAGGGCAGCGAGATCTACGACAGCGGCGCCGTCCCCTACGGCGAGAACCCCACCTGCGTCGAGCTGACCAGCACCGCGCAGACCGAACTCCTGGCGGTGCCGACGGACGGCGTCATCCGCACGGTGTCCATCGACGGGCTGGGCGACTACCGCGTCCGGGCCGACGTCGACGACTTCGGGGTGACCCGGCTCGCCGGACAGTCGCTGGACCCGGTCCACGCCTCGCTCGTGCGCCTCGGCGTCATCATGGCCGCCGTGACCGGCGTGGCCCTGCTCATCGGGGCGGGGGTGGTGGTGCTGATCGTGCGCCGCGCCCTGCGGCCGCTCGACCGGGTCGCCGCGACCGCCCACCAGGTCAGCTCCATGCCGCTGGCCAGCGGGGACGTCGACCTCGCCGTCCGGGTCCCGGAGCAGGACACCGACCCGCGGACCGAGGTCGGCCAGGTCGGTGCCGCCCTGAACCAGATGCTCGGGCACGTCTCCGGGGCGCTGGTCGCCCGCCAGGAGTCCGAGACCCGGGTGCGCCAGTTCGTCGCCGACGCCTCGCACGAGCTGCGCACCCCGCTGGCGTCGATCCGCGGCTACGCCGAACTGGCCCGCCGGGAGGGACAGCGCACGCCGGGTCGGGACGGGGACGACGAGGACGTGACGGCCCACGCCCTGCGCCGGGTCGAGTCCGAGTCGGCCCGCATGACGACCCTCGTCGAGGACCTGCTGCTGCTGGCCCGGCTCGACTCCGGCCGGCCGCTGTCCCGCGACGAGGTGGACCTGACCATGCTGGTGCTGGACGCGGTGTCCGACGCCCGGGTCGCCGGTCGGGACCACCACTGGCAGCTCGACCTGCCCGAGGAGCCGGTGACCGCCGTCGGTGACGCCCACCGTCTGCACCAGGTGGTGGCGAACCTGCTGGCCAACGCCCGCGCGCACACCCCCGCCGGCACCCGGGTGGAGACCGGACTGCGGGTCGACGGCGCGTGGGCGATCCTCACCGTGACCGACAGCGGACCCGGCATCCCGGCCGACCTGCAGCCCGAGATCTTCAACCGCTTCGTCCGGGGTGATTCGTCCCGGTCCCGCGCGGCCGGGTCCACCGGACTCGGTCTGGCGATCGTGGACGCGGTCACCAGCGCCCACGGCGGCAGCGTGCAGGTCCGCAGCCGACCGGGACGAACCACCTTCGTCGTGCGGTTGCCCCGGCCGGCCGACGAGGGGGCGGCCTCCACCGCCGCGCCGATCGTGGACGCGGGTCCGGCGACCGTCCGGCGCTGA
- a CDS encoding DNA-3-methyladenine glycosylase family protein, with amino-acid sequence MTSTPAPASAGSAGADTPPPPPARVGAPGSGGLTRRWRPDGPLDPVATLRPLRRGAGDPTFRLEPGVLWRATGTPAGPATLRLTRDPDGTIVATAWGSGRRWILEQLPELLGEGDDWTDLDIHLRSGRPTATALLRDTRRARPGVRICRTTVVHEALIPAILEQKVVGLDAFRAWRYLVLRYGDPAPGPAPAGLTVCPPPSVWLSIPAWEWHKAGVDLKRTETVRAACRVAAGLQRTVDRGRGGPEVIRLLRTVPGIGIWTAAETVQRAHGDPDTVSVGDFHLSRLVGWALIGRPVDDDGMLEILEPYAGSRQRVVRLIEISGFSKPRFGPRMTRVDHRFH; translated from the coding sequence GTGACATCGACCCCCGCGCCGGCGTCCGCCGGATCGGCGGGAGCCGACACCCCGCCCCCTCCCCCGGCGCGGGTCGGCGCCCCGGGTTCCGGCGGTCTGACCCGCCGCTGGCGGCCGGACGGGCCGTTGGATCCGGTGGCGACCTTGCGTCCGTTGCGCCGCGGCGCCGGGGACCCGACGTTCCGGTTGGAACCGGGTGTGCTGTGGCGGGCGACCGGCACCCCCGCCGGGCCGGCCACCCTGCGGTTGACGCGTGACCCGGACGGCACGATCGTCGCGACCGCCTGGGGGTCCGGTCGCCGGTGGATCCTCGAGCAGCTTCCGGAGCTGCTGGGCGAGGGCGACGACTGGACCGATCTCGACATCCACCTGCGTTCCGGCCGGCCCACCGCCACCGCGCTGCTCCGCGACACCCGCCGGGCCCGGCCGGGGGTGCGGATCTGCCGCACCACCGTCGTCCACGAGGCGCTCATCCCGGCCATCCTCGAACAGAAGGTCGTCGGCCTGGACGCCTTCCGGGCCTGGCGCTACCTCGTGCTCCGCTACGGCGACCCGGCCCCCGGCCCGGCGCCCGCCGGTCTGACCGTGTGCCCGCCGCCCTCGGTCTGGCTGTCGATCCCGGCCTGGGAGTGGCACAAGGCGGGCGTCGACCTGAAGCGCACCGAGACGGTGCGGGCCGCCTGCCGGGTGGCCGCCGGTCTGCAGCGCACCGTCGACCGCGGACGCGGCGGACCCGAGGTGATCCGCCTGCTCCGCACCGTGCCGGGGATCGGGATCTGGACGGCCGCCGAGACCGTGCAGCGAGCCCACGGCGACCCGGACACCGTCAGCGTCGGCGACTTCCACCTCTCCCGGCTGGTGGGCTGGGCCTTGATCGGCCGGCCGGTCGATGACGACGGGATGCTCGAGATCCTCGAGCCCTACGCTGGTTCGCGCCAGCGGGTCGTCCGGCTCATCGAGATCAGCGGTTTCTCCAAGCCGCGCTTCGGTCCCCGCATGACGCGGGTGGACCACCGCTTCCACTGA